A genomic window from Coccinella septempunctata chromosome 9, icCocSept1.1, whole genome shotgun sequence includes:
- the LOC123319940 gene encoding 14-3-3 protein epsilon: MADREDNVYKAKLAEQAERYDEMVEAMKKVAKLDLELTVEERNLLSVAYKNVIGARRASWRIISSIEQKEENKGADDKLEMIRQYRSQVEKELHDICSDILTVLDKHLIPSASTSESKVFYYKMKGDYHRYLAEFATGSDRKDAAEDSLVAYKAASDVAMTELPPTHPIRLGLALNFSVFYYEILNSPDRACRLAKAAFDDAIAELDTLSEESYKDSTLIMQLLRDNLTLWTSDMQGDGENEPKEQLQDVEDQDVS, encoded by the exons ATGGCTGATAGGGAGGATAATGTATACAAAGCGAAATTAGCGGAACAAGCAGAACGTTATGATG AAATGGTGGAGGCCATGAAGAAGGTGGCCAAGCTCGACCTCGAGCTGACGGTGGAGGAGCGCAACCTGCTCTCGGTGGCCTACAAGAACGTCATCGGCGCCAGGAGGGCCTCCTGGAGGATAATCTCCTCCATCGAGCAGAAGGAGGAGAACAAGGGGGCCGACGACAAGTTGGAGATGATCCGCCAGTACCGTTCGCAGGTCGAGAAGGAACTGCACGACATCTGTTCCGACATACTGACCGTCCTGGACAAGCACCTCATCCCCTCCGCGTCCACCAGCGAGTCGAAG gTGTTCTACTACAAAATGAAGGGCGACTACCACCGCTACCTGGCGGAGTTCGCGACCGGTTCCGACCGCAAGGACGCGGCCGAGGACTCGCTGGTCGCGTACAAGGCGGCCAGCGACGTGGCCATGACCGAGCTGCCGCCCACGCACCCGATCAGGCTCGGCCTGGCCCTCAACTTCTCCGTGTTCTACTACGAGATACTGAACAGTCCGGACAGGGCCTGCCGCCTGGCCAAGGCCGCCTTCGACGACGCCATCGCCGAGCTGGACACCCTCAGCGAGGAGAGCTACAAGGACAGCACGCTGATCATGCAGCTACTCAGGGACAACCTTACCTTGTGGACCAGCGACATGCAGGGAGACG GTGAGAACGAACCAAAGGAACAGCTGCAGGACGTCGAGGACCAGGACGTGTCGTAA